The proteins below come from a single Parageobacillus toebii NBRC 107807 genomic window:
- the nadA gene encoding quinolinate synthase NadA, translated as MNVLEIMKRLDDMPESYKTMSMEEMEVRVRAIKERFGKRLFIPGHHYQKDEVIQFADATGDSLQLAQVAAQNSEAEYIVFCGVHFMAETADILTGDHQKVILPDMRAGCSMADMADITQVERAWPILQELFGDTILPLTYVNSTAAIKAFVGRRGGATVTSSNAKKMVEWAFTQKERIFFLPDQHLGRNTAYELGISLDEMAVWDPHTDRLEYKGDIKKVKVILWKGHCSVHENFTVRHIEYIRRTKPDMNIIVHPECSWDVVQQADYAGSTKYIIETIRNAPSGSKWAIGTEMNLVNRLMREHPDKEIISLNPYMCPCLTMNRIDLPHLLWALESLERGEIVNQITVPPLIAKDAAQALERMLALA; from the coding sequence ATGAACGTGCTAGAAATAATGAAGCGGCTTGACGATATGCCGGAAAGTTATAAAACGATGAGCATGGAAGAGATGGAAGTACGTGTTCGGGCAATAAAAGAGCGATTTGGAAAAAGATTGTTTATCCCGGGACATCATTATCAAAAAGACGAAGTGATTCAATTTGCCGATGCGACAGGCGATTCGCTGCAGCTTGCGCAAGTAGCGGCGCAAAATAGTGAAGCGGAATACATTGTATTTTGTGGTGTACATTTTATGGCAGAAACGGCAGACATTTTAACGGGTGACCATCAAAAAGTCATTTTGCCGGATATGCGGGCCGGATGCTCGATGGCTGATATGGCGGACATTACACAAGTGGAGCGAGCGTGGCCGATATTGCAAGAGCTGTTTGGTGACACGATTTTGCCGTTAACATACGTGAATTCGACGGCGGCGATTAAAGCGTTCGTTGGGCGCCGCGGCGGCGCGACCGTTACTTCCTCGAACGCGAAAAAGATGGTCGAATGGGCGTTTACGCAAAAAGAGAGAATTTTCTTTTTGCCAGATCAGCATTTAGGCAGAAATACAGCCTATGAGCTTGGAATTTCGTTAGACGAGATGGCGGTATGGGATCCGCATACGGATCGTTTAGAATACAAAGGCGATATAAAGAAAGTAAAAGTGATTCTTTGGAAAGGACATTGTTCCGTTCACGAAAACTTTACTGTCCGTCATATTGAATATATTCGTCGGACAAAGCCGGATATGAACATTATCGTTCATCCGGAGTGCAGCTGGGATGTTGTACAGCAAGCCGACTATGCTGGTTCCACGAAATACATTATTGAAACAATCCGAAACGCTCCTTCCGGAAGCAAATGGGCGATTGGCACGGAAATGAATTTGGTGAACCGCCTGATGCGCGAACATCCTGATAAAGAAATCATTTCGTTAAATCCGTATATGTGCCCATGTCTCACGATGAACCGCATCGATTTGCCGCATTTACTATGGGCGCTTGAATCACTTGAAAGAGGGGAAATTGTTAACCAAATTACCGTTCCTCCGCTAATTGCAAAAGATGCAGCGCAGGCGCTTGAGCGGATGCTGGCGCTGGCGTAA